TGACATAAACTTTGGGGAGGGAGATGCGGAAAACCCTCCTTTTGATACATCTTCTTTTGACATTGTATTCAGCCGCCACCTCCTCTGGACCCTGCCAGATCCGAAAACAGCCGTGGAGAACTGGAAGAGGATCCTGCGGAAGAATGGGAAGATTGTGATTATCGACGGGGTGTGGGACAGCAAGTCCCTGGAGTCCAGAGTACGCAGAAATGCGGGTGCCCTTTTGACCCTGCTCCTTGAAAGAAAAGACCCCCGAAAAGGACACGCCGGGTATTCCGACGAACTCAAATCCCGGCTCCCTCATGCCGGAGGGGCTCCGCTTGAAAAAGTAAAGGAGTACCTTTCGAGTACGGGTTTTGAAAAGATCCAGGTTTTTGACCTGAAAGAAGTAAGAGAAGCCCAGAAAGAGAACATGCCGTTAGGCGAACGGATCGTACGCAGTTATCAGTACTATCTCATCTGCGGCCGGAAGTAAAATTTATAAAAAACACTTATAAAAAACAGACGGAGGTTCCGAAATGAAAAATAAAAGCTCCCCCCTGCTGATATTGTTAATTATCCTGCTGACCTGCGCCATCCTGGTGACTTC
The genomic region above belongs to Methanosarcina horonobensis HB-1 = JCM 15518 and contains:
- a CDS encoding class I SAM-dependent methyltransferase; amino-acid sequence: MSSSELQIKEMVAHKWDLASETFDTHVGHGIRSKKERDAWKRTFLEVFPEKGLKILDVGCGTGELSLLFAEMGHEVSGIDISRQMLKIAKAKAEACGADINFGEGDAENPPFDTSSFDIVFSRHLLWTLPDPKTAVENWKRILRKNGKIVIIDGVWDSKSLESRVRRNAGALLTLLLERKDPRKGHAGYSDELKSRLPHAGGAPLEKVKEYLSSTGFEKIQVFDLKEVREAQKENMPLGERIVRSYQYYLICGRK